A stretch of the Rosa rugosa chromosome 5, drRosRugo1.1, whole genome shotgun sequence genome encodes the following:
- the LOC133711912 gene encoding uncharacterized protein LOC133711912, whose amino-acid sequence MGYYLADGIYPKWATLVQSIRRPQNEAEAYFTTKQEAFRKDVEMAFGVLQARWAIIRQPARGWSLENLSNIMLACIILHNMIVEDERADYYNGESDDDGPDPNRSRRTRARILDEARENLERDPRFGRITMSEYMSRYRMIRSPVGNRHLQDDLVQHLWSLRGQAQ is encoded by the coding sequence ATGGGTTACTATCTCGCTGATGGCATCTACCCTAAGTGGGCAACGCTTGTCCAATCAATCAGACGCCCTCAAAATGAAGCTGAAGCATATTTCACCACCAAACAAGAGGCCTTCCGCAAAGACGTTGAAATGGCATTTGGTGTTCTCCAGGCTAGATGGGCAATCATTAGACAACCTGCAAGAGGGTGGAGTTTGGAAAATTTGTCCAATATCATGCTGGCATGCATTATCCTTCATAATATGATTGTTGAGGATGAACGTGCCGATTACTATAATGGCGAGTCTGATGATGACGGACCGGATCCAAATAGGTCCAGAAGGACTCGAGCTCGCATCTTAGACGAAGCAAGAGAAAATTTGGAAAGGGATCCAAGATTCGGAAGAATTACAATGTCGGAATATATGTCTCGATACAGAATGATACGTTCTCCTGTTGGCAACCGACATTTACAAGATGATCTTGTCCAACACCTCTGGAGTCTGCGAGGTCAAGCACAATGA